CTTTCTGTGACTACAACTACAGGCCAAGCATAGACCAAGGAGGCCATACTGTAGCAAGAGAACATCTTCACAGACCAACAGGCCTACCCTATAATCTTCATCTCCTGCTACCCTGCctggagattatatatatatatatataaaataagattttttgagatataatctacatatcataaaatttcaTCCACTTTTTTTagtgtacaaacaataaattttagtatatttacttagttgtacaaccatcactacagtctatttaattttagaatatttctatcaccctaatttccatttctctgtgatGGAAGGCAAACATGTATGGCTTACTGCTGAGCGCTGTGTTGACACAGAGGGAAGGGCGTTTTCTTCATAACTTCTTCTGAACTAAATGCCTGGGTTTCCCGGCGGTCTGAAGCCGGCTTTTTTTGCACAccatttcagatttttttaatcGAGACAAATCACCCCATCAGTGGCGGTAATTTCAGTACTGTTCTCAGGACATGACCGACTCAGATGTCTCCGTCTGTTTCATAACCCGTAAAAAACACAAATTTACTAAACCCGGGCTTTGCCTTTTCTCGCCCGATTTCCCACCCCCTATTTAGGTCGCCTCGGGTAAAGCACAGATCAGTTCTGACGGGCTGACAACTCATGGGTGGAGCGTGGCGACCTAAAGTTTTTCGTAGTTTTTTTCCACTTATAATTAAATCTTCGCCGCTACCTGTCCAGTGCAAGAGAGCAAATGATTCCGTATGTATATACAGATTGCCAAACCCCGCAGTGTTTTCTGGTTCAGAGCTAGTGTTCAACTATAGCACCTGGCTATTTCTCGGCTAATAGTTACAGCTTTTTTTAGAGTAGTTGGGTGGCCCTGAAAAGGGCCTTTGGTTGAAATCAAGCTCCTGAGAGCAAACTGGAAAGCTTAACCGCCAAAGCCGTAGAGAGTACGGCCCTGGCGCTTGAGAGCGTAGACCACGTCCATAGCGGTGACCGTCTTCCGCTTGGCATGCTCGGTGTAGGTGACCGCGTCCCGGATCACGTTCTCCAGAAACACTTTCAGGACCCCGCGGGTCTCTTCGTAGATGAGCCCAGAGATGCGCTTCACACCACCACGACGAGCCAGGCGGCGGATAGCAGGTTTAGTGATGCCCTGGATGTTGTCGCGCAGAACCTTACGGTGGCGCTTAGCGCCGCCTTTCCCCAGACCTTTGCCGCCTTTGCCGCGTCCAGACATGGTTTCACAAAAAGTAAACCAAC
This genomic interval from Bos taurus isolate L1 Dominette 01449 registration number 42190680 breed Hereford chromosome 23, ARS-UCD2.0, whole genome shotgun sequence contains the following:
- the H4C1 gene encoding H4 clustered histone 1, which encodes MSGRGKGGKGLGKGGAKRHRKVLRDNIQGITKPAIRRLARRGGVKRISGLIYEETRGVLKVFLENVIRDAVTYTEHAKRKTVTAMDVVYALKRQGRTLYGFGG